Proteins encoded within one genomic window of Gloeobacter kilaueensis JS1:
- the aroA gene encoding 3-phosphoshikimate 1-carboxyvinyltransferase — protein MDGSYTISPGSGLRGKITVAGDKSISHRALMLGGLAAGQTRIEGLLPGEDPQSTAHCLRALGAEVSEIKESGVRVQGTASGSFCEPQQVLDMGNSGTTMRLMLGILAAQPGLFCALTGDASLRSRPMQRVAAPLRQMGALIWGREGGSKAPLALVGQPLQPIHYASPVASAQVKSAVLLAGLFCEGWTSVTEPVRSRDHTERMLAAFGAEVQVEGTTASVRGPVRLSGQSLRVPGDISSAAFWLVAASIVPDSELLLLNVGINPTRTGILDVLAEMGADIAIEDARLSGGEPVADLRVRTAALQACTIGGELIPRLIDEIPILAVAACCAAGRTVIRDAAELRVKESDRLTTMARELRRLGARIEEQPDGLTIEGGHPLQGADVESHGDHRVAMSLAIAALVAQGRTQLADGQCAAVSYPRFWEELERLQGRE, from the coding sequence ATGGACGGATCGTACACGATTTCACCGGGCAGTGGTTTGCGGGGCAAAATTACCGTTGCCGGGGACAAATCGATCTCCCACCGCGCCTTGATGCTGGGAGGATTGGCCGCCGGGCAGACACGGATCGAGGGCCTGTTACCCGGCGAAGATCCCCAGAGCACTGCCCACTGTCTGCGGGCTCTGGGCGCAGAAGTCAGCGAGATCAAAGAATCTGGAGTCCGGGTGCAGGGCACCGCTTCGGGGTCTTTTTGCGAGCCGCAGCAGGTGCTCGACATGGGCAATTCCGGCACGACGATGCGGCTGATGCTGGGCATTTTGGCGGCGCAGCCGGGGCTATTTTGTGCGCTTACAGGCGACGCTTCGCTTCGATCGCGGCCCATGCAGCGGGTGGCGGCTCCCTTGAGGCAGATGGGCGCTTTGATCTGGGGTCGCGAGGGCGGGAGCAAAGCGCCCCTCGCCCTGGTGGGCCAACCGTTGCAGCCCATCCACTACGCGTCGCCGGTCGCCTCCGCCCAGGTCAAATCGGCGGTGCTGCTGGCTGGGCTTTTTTGCGAAGGCTGGACGAGCGTGACCGAGCCGGTACGATCGCGGGATCACACCGAGCGGATGCTCGCCGCCTTTGGGGCGGAGGTGCAGGTAGAAGGGACGACCGCGAGCGTGCGCGGTCCGGTCCGGCTCAGCGGCCAGTCGCTGCGGGTACCCGGCGACATCAGCTCGGCTGCTTTCTGGCTGGTAGCGGCGAGCATCGTGCCCGATTCGGAGCTGTTACTTCTCAACGTCGGCATCAACCCGACGCGCACGGGCATCCTCGATGTGCTGGCTGAGATGGGAGCGGATATCGCGATCGAAGATGCGCGCCTGAGTGGCGGGGAACCGGTGGCCGACCTGCGCGTGCGCACTGCCGCTCTGCAAGCCTGCACGATCGGCGGCGAATTGATCCCCAGGCTCATCGACGAAATCCCGATTCTGGCGGTGGCTGCCTGCTGTGCTGCGGGCAGGACCGTCATCCGCGATGCGGCGGAACTGCGCGTCAAAGAAAGCGACCGGCTGACGACGATGGCCCGCGAACTGAGGCGGCTCGGAGCCCGGATCGAGGAGCAGCCCGACGGTCTTACGATCGAAGGCGGGCACCCTCTACAGGGAGCCGATGTCGAAAGCCACGGCGATCACCGCGTCGCGATGAGTCTGGCGATTGCGGCTCTGGTGGCCCAGGGCCGGACGCAACTGGCGGACGGCCAGTGCGCCGCAGTCTCCTACCCGCGCTTCTGGGAGGAGCTGGAGCGGTTGCAGGGCCGGGAGTAA